The following are encoded in a window of Elusimicrobiota bacterium genomic DNA:
- the ubiG_5 gene encoding Ubiquinone biosynthesis O-methyltransferase, whose amino-acid sequence MNSNDHESWNEEMAKKYMPDLFISQSGLPIRWVENRRFVMIKNLCGSASGGKILDVGCGSGNLLEKLNGDRLVGIDLSDTLLNQARERLKDKPNCELIKADIERLPFERGLFDCVICSEVLEHVENPKLVIDEMFRVIKPQGLIVITVPNETLINWTKRIVLAFGIKKLIAGKYPMSDDMREEWHKHEISRSWILDMIKIQNVKIREFGVPFSFLPYHRVFSLTGSFQENR is encoded by the coding sequence ATGAATTCAAATGACCATGAGTCGTGGAATGAAGAAATGGCCAAAAAATACATGCCTGATTTGTTTATATCTCAATCAGGGCTCCCCATCAGATGGGTCGAAAATCGCAGGTTTGTAATGATTAAGAATTTATGTGGCAGTGCCTCGGGAGGAAAAATCCTTGATGTGGGCTGTGGGTCTGGAAACCTTTTGGAGAAATTAAACGGAGACAGGTTGGTGGGGATTGATTTGTCCGATACATTGCTCAATCAGGCTCGCGAAAGGTTGAAAGATAAACCAAACTGTGAGTTAATCAAGGCGGATATCGAGCGACTTCCATTTGAACGCGGTTTATTTGATTGTGTCATCTGTTCAGAAGTATTGGAGCATGTAGAGAACCCCAAATTGGTTATCGATGAAATGTTTCGCGTGATCAAACCCCAAGGCCTTATTGTTATCACTGTTCCGAATGAGACACTGATCAACTGGACCAAAAGAATAGTTTTGGCTTTTGGCATTAAAAAGTTAATTGCTGGAAAATATCCGATGTCGGATGATATGCGTGAAGAATGGCATAAACACGAAATTTCAAGATCATGGATTCTTGATATGATTAAAATCCAGAATGTAAAAATCAGAGAGTTTGGAGTTCCTTTCTCCTTTTTGCCCTATCACAGGGTTTTTTCACTCACAGGTTCCTTCCAAGAAAATCGATAA
- the crtI gene encoding Phytoene desaturase (lycopene-forming), translating to MTRKRLAVIGSGFGGLAVAIRLQAAGFQVTLYEKRDKPGGCAYTYKDQGFTFDAGPTVITAPTCLDELFQVSKKTMSDYVELMTVTPFYRFFWEDGFSLDYSNEVSNLESQIRKKSPVDVDGYRRFSKYSHAVFKEGYEKLAHVPFLNWWSMVRVSPQLIHLAAYRSVYQTVAKYFRDPQLRQAFSFHSLMLGGNPFTASSLYTFIHHLEKNGGVFFPKGGTGALIRGLVKLFTDLGGDIRLSSPVEKIVTTGGRVTGIQTESGQREIFDGVVSDADVVHTYAHLLSQEPLAQAAAKKTQTMRHSMSLFLIYFGTRKRYPHLAHHNVIFGPRYKELLEDIFLKGVLADDFSLYLHAPTKSDPSLAPEGCETFYVLSPVPHLGTAPLDWAEEGPRYAKKILAYLEKRYLPGLQENLLTQRIFTPADFQTELHATHGSAFSLEPVLTQSAFFRVHNRDPRIQGLYFVGAGTHPGAGIPGVMNSAKATANLVMEDLSEPPSPFEKQPILIRSLSGA from the coding sequence ATGACTAGAAAGCGTTTAGCGGTTATAGGAAGTGGATTTGGCGGATTGGCGGTGGCCATCCGGTTACAAGCGGCGGGTTTTCAAGTCACCCTGTATGAAAAGCGCGATAAACCTGGAGGGTGCGCTTATACTTATAAGGACCAGGGTTTTACTTTTGACGCCGGGCCTACGGTCATCACTGCCCCCACCTGCTTGGACGAACTATTTCAGGTATCCAAGAAAACGATGTCTGATTATGTTGAGCTCATGACCGTTACTCCTTTTTACCGCTTTTTTTGGGAGGATGGATTTTCACTCGATTATTCGAATGAGGTGTCCAATCTTGAGAGTCAAATCCGTAAGAAATCACCGGTGGATGTGGACGGATACCGACGGTTTTCCAAATATTCACACGCGGTCTTTAAAGAAGGATATGAGAAGTTGGCGCATGTCCCCTTTCTCAATTGGTGGAGTATGGTTCGTGTTTCGCCTCAATTGATTCATTTGGCGGCCTATCGTTCGGTTTATCAAACGGTTGCGAAATACTTTCGCGACCCGCAACTTCGGCAGGCTTTTAGCTTCCATTCATTGATGTTGGGGGGAAATCCATTCACTGCTTCCTCCCTGTATACCTTTATCCATCACCTGGAAAAAAATGGGGGTGTATTTTTCCCAAAAGGGGGCACTGGAGCCCTCATTCGAGGCTTGGTTAAACTTTTCACCGATTTGGGAGGAGATATTCGTTTGAGTTCTCCAGTTGAAAAAATTGTCACAACGGGAGGCAGGGTCACCGGAATACAAACAGAATCAGGCCAGCGCGAAATATTTGATGGGGTTGTCAGCGATGCCGATGTGGTGCATACCTACGCCCATTTGTTGTCCCAGGAACCGCTGGCGCAAGCTGCGGCCAAAAAAACCCAGACCATGCGCCACAGCATGTCACTTTTTCTGATTTATTTCGGAACAAGAAAACGATATCCCCATCTGGCGCATCACAATGTCATCTTTGGACCTCGTTACAAAGAATTATTGGAGGACATTTTTTTAAAAGGTGTTTTGGCAGACGATTTTTCACTTTATCTGCATGCCCCAACCAAATCCGATCCTTCACTTGCTCCTGAAGGGTGCGAGACCTTTTATGTTCTCTCTCCGGTGCCTCATTTGGGAACGGCGCCCCTTGATTGGGCCGAAGAAGGCCCTCGGTACGCAAAAAAAATATTGGCCTATTTAGAAAAGCGATATTTGCCGGGGTTACAAGAGAACCTGTTGACACAACGAATTTTTACGCCCGCTGATTTTCAAACCGAACTTCATGCCACCCACGGATCGGCATTTTCTTTAGAACCCGTTTTAACTCAGAGTGCGTTTTTTAGGGTGCACAACCGGGATCCTCGCATTCAGGGTTTGTATTTTGTCGGGGCTGGAACCCATCCCGGCGCCGGTATACCCGGCGTGATGAATTCGGCCAAGGCCACGGCCAATTTGGTCATGGAGGATTTGAGCGAACCTCCCAGCCCTTTTGAGAAACAACCCATCCTCATCCGATCCCTTTCCGGGGCGTAA